A segment of the Prochlorococcus sp. RS04 genome:
ATCTTGAGTTCCAGGGTTACCTGATAATGTCCCTTTGGTTACTTGATCACCGCCTCCACGAGAAAATTCAGTCTTTATATAAAACGGATGACTAAACGCATCAACATTAAAAACAATAGTATCTCCTTTATTAACAGTAACTGTAGGATCATTCCCACTTACAGATCCATTTTTATCTTTACCACTAAGAATATAGTTTTCTATACTTTCTGCTGAAACATCAATAAAGTAAGTCT
Coding sequences within it:
- a CDS encoding cupredoxin domain-containing protein translates to MRSLLLLPLLLGFSFPANAKSETYFIDVSAESIENYILSGKDKNGSVSGNDPTVTVNKGDTIVFNVDAFSHPFYIKTEFSRGGGDQVTKGTLSGNPGTQDGKLSWNTTGVSAGKYYYVCSPHAPFGMGGSIIVE